A window of Candidatus Stygibacter australis contains these coding sequences:
- a CDS encoding 2,3,4,5-tetrahydropyridine-2,6-dicarboxylate N-succinyltransferase, translating to MKKIIESAFESGNLTDFQKIFPDFLNALEAGSIRSAQKSKDEWITNTWVKKGILLGFKLGSIIEYKISETKVFLDKSTYPERNFTLEDNIRLVPGGSSVRRGAHIGRSVIMMPPMYVNVGAYIDDGSLIDSHALVGTCAQVGKNVHISAAAQLGGVIEPVGANPVIIEDNVFVGGNCGIYEGVIVKENAIIAAGVILTAGTPVFDAVNGKFLPKQTGKPVIIPEGSVVISGTRKLSNHPDFAAYCPIIIKYRDDRSDTSVELEDLIR from the coding sequence ATGAAAAAAATTATTGAATCTGCCTTTGAATCTGGAAACCTTACTGATTTCCAGAAAATCTTCCCCGATTTCCTGAATGCTCTGGAAGCTGGATCGATCAGATCCGCTCAAAAATCTAAAGATGAATGGATAACCAATACCTGGGTGAAAAAGGGCATCCTTTTAGGATTCAAGTTAGGCTCCATCATTGAATACAAGATTTCAGAGACAAAAGTATTTCTGGATAAAAGCACATATCCTGAACGCAATTTCACGCTGGAAGATAATATCAGGCTTGTTCCCGGAGGCTCCAGTGTTCGCAGAGGAGCTCATATTGGCAGATCAGTAATCATGATGCCACCCATGTATGTAAATGTGGGTGCCTATATAGATGACGGCTCTCTTATAGATTCTCATGCTCTGGTTGGCACCTGTGCCCAGGTTGGCAAAAACGTGCATATCTCTGCTGCAGCTCAACTCGGGGGCGTTATTGAACCAGTAGGTGCAAATCCCGTGATCATTGAGGATAATGTGTTTGTAGGGGGAAATTGTGGTATATATGAAGGTGTGATCGTCAAAGAAAATGCCATCATTGCCGCTGGAGTGATCCTTACTGCAGGAACACCAGTATTTGATGCCGTAAATGGTAAATTCCTGCCCAAACAAACCGGTAAGCCCGTGATCATTCCGGAAGGCTCTGTTGTTATCTCCGGCACCAGAAAACTCTCAAATCACCCTGATTTCGCTGCCTACTGCCCAATTATCATCAAATACAGGGACGATAGATCAGATACTTCAGTTGAATTAGAGGACCTTATCAGATAA